The Haloferax sp. Atlit-12N region CGGGGCTCCACCGCGGCGTCCCGGTCGTGTGGCCGCCGCTCGTCAGCTTCCGGTCGTTCGAGCCGTCGGCGTCGATGACGAACAGGTCCTGTTCGAGCGTGTCGTCCGGACGGGCGGCGTCGCAGGAGACGTAGGCGATTCGGTCGTCGGGACCCCACGCGGGCTGGAGGCCACTGGCGTCGGCGAACGCGCCCGCGGCGGTCGCGTCGTCGAGGCGCTCCGTCTCGCCCGTGTCGAGGTCCACGACGAACAGGTAGGCTGTCACCGTGTCGGTCCAGCCGACGCCGTTGATTTTGTGTTGGAGCCGCTCGGTCACGACCGGGCCGCCGTCCTTTCGCTCGTCGAGGTACTCGCGCTCTTCGTCGGTCGGGTCGCGCGCGGAGACGACGAGGCGGCCGCCGTCCGGCGACCAGTCGAACTCCGAGACGCCCTCGTCGAGGTCGGTGAGTTGGGTCGCATCACCGCCGAGTTCGAGGTCGAAACACCAGACCTGCGGCTTCGGGCCGTCCTCCCCACCGGCTGGTGGTTCGTCGTCGGAGTCATCCGAATCGTCGCCATCGGCGTCGTCGGCGTCGCCAGCGTCGTCAACGTCGGCGTCGCCAGCGTCATCAGCGTCACCTTCACTTTCTCTCTCGTCGTCCGCGCGACCGACCCGCCGAGAGAGGTCCTCGTCGCGGGCGGCGACGAACGCGAGTCGACTTCCGTCGGGCGACCACGACGGGGACGACGCGCCGGGGTGACGGGTGAGTCGGTGCGGCTTGCGGGAGCCGTCCGCGGGGACCACGAACAGGGAGGCGACGCGTTCGTCCTCGTCGGGGTCGCACTCGGTCGCGGTAAAGGCGACCGTCGACCCCTCCGGCGAGACGGCGACCTCGCCGGTGACCGAGAGGTCGCTGAACGCTTCGGGAGGGAGTTCTCCTGACATGGCTCGAAACGTTCGACCGAGTGACAAATAGATTTGTGTCGGCGAACCGGGTGGCCGCGTGCGTCCGGTCTCCCGGTCCCGACCGAGCGAAGGTGAAACCTTCAAGCATCGCTGAACTAACCCGACGGACATGGCACTCATCGACACCGTGATGGCAACGCTCCACCTCGTCGTCGGCGGTCTCTGGACGGGGAGCGTCCTCTTTTTCGCGCTTGCCGTGCTGCCGACCGCCCGCGCCGGGAACATCCGCGCCGCCGCGTTCGAATCGGTCGTCTCGCGCCTGACGATGTGGTCCCGCGGGGCCTCGCTCGTGATGTTCGCGACCGGCGGCCATCTCGCCGGCACGCGCTACACCGCCGAGAGCCTGCTCGGCACCGGCCGCGGCCACCTCGTCCTCGGGATGCTCGCGCTCTGGTTCGTCCTGACCGGCCTCGTCGAAGTCGGCCGGTCCCGCGCGAAAGACGGCCTCGCGGAGAAGAAGGTTCGAACGCCCGCCGAGAAGGCCGCACCGTTCTACCTCGGTGCCGCGCTCGTCGCCGTTCTCCTCCTCGTCGACGCCAGCCTGCTCCTCAACTGACGCCGCCCCCGACTCCCGAGGACTCCGTAGAGTATCTATATCTACATTCTAAAATATATATTCTGTACGACATGTTTATCATCTCGGTCTGGGTGAGTCCACGTGTATGCACGGGGACGAGACGCGCGCCACCGAGTCGCCGCTTCGAATCGAGTTGTGTCCCGACACCGGGCGGATACGCGTCCACCGGGAGACCGCGCTGGGGACGTTCACGCGGACCATCGACCGATGAGCCCGGACGCCCCGCCGACCATCGGGGAGACGCCGGTCGGAAAGTCGGTCGAGCGAGGTCCCGGCCCGATGCTCGCGCGCCTCGCACGGCCGGTCTCGGAGACGCCGACCCGGCTCGCGGTCGTCGCCGATCCGCACGTCACCCCGACAGGGTCCGGCACGTGGAAAGTCTACCACCGGAGCGAGACGCGGCTTCGGACCGCCGTCTCGACCATCGCCGACCTCGACGTCGACGCGACGGTCCTCCTCGGCGACCTGACCCGCGACGGCCGGCCCGAGGAGTACGACGTAGTGGACGAAATCCTCCGCGACCTGCCGGGGCCGCGGGTCGCGGTACCCGGCAACCACGACGTGCCGAAGCGCTGGGACGACTACGACGCTCCGACGCCGGCCGAGTTCGCGGCGCGCTACGCCGACGACGCCCTCCCGTTCGTCCGCCGGGTCAGCGGCGTCGATATCATCGGTCTCGACTCCGCCAGCGGCGGCGCAGACCTCGCCCTCACCGACACCCACGAGGGGGCCGTTCCCGACTCCCAACTCCGCTGGCTCGACACCGTCCTCGCTGACGCGACGACCCCGGTCGTCGTCCTCCACCACAACGTCTTCCACCCCCGCCGCCACACCGGCCAGTTCCCCGACGCCGACTTCTACCAACTCCGCAACGCCGACGAACTCGCCGCAGTCCTCGCGCGCAACGACGTGCCGCTCGTGCTCTCCGGGCACATCCACTGGCCCGCGACGGCCGTGAGAGCCGGCGTCCGCGAACTCATCGCCCCGGCGACCTGCTCGTTCCCGCAGTCGTTCGTCGTGGTCGATATCGACCGCCGCGGGACGACCATCCGACTCGTCCCGCTCGCGGGACCGAAAGGCATGGCCGAGTCCTACACTCTCGCCGCCAGCGGGGCCGCCCACGGACAGGGTATCGCCGCACACGCCGACCGAGGACAGCTGTCGGCGCTCCCGCTCGTCGACGAGCGGACGCCGCCGCGCCGGGTCGTCGGCTCGGACGTTCCGGGGGCGGTTCGATGGCGGTGAGTCTCGACCGCCTCGCCGACGCCCACAGCGCCCTCCGTGCCGAACGCCGCCGCTGCGTGGACGAACGCGAGGCGTTCCGGGCGTTCCGCCGCGAGGTCGCCGCGTCGCAGGCGACGGCATCGACTCCGAACCAAGCCCCAGCGGCCGCGACGCTCGTCGGCCAGCGGAGCGGGCGGGGCGGAACCGACGCCGCGCTCTCCGGCCTGCGCCGGAGCTACGAGCGGACCGTGATGTCCGTCCCGCACTACGACGAGGAGTACGGCGACTCCTTCGAAGCGAGCCTCGCCGCCGAGTTCGGCCCGGACGTGGCGACCGCGTTCCGGTCGGCGAGCGTCCTCTCGCCGCCGCTCCGGCGGACCGTCGCCGCGGCGGCCGCGTCGTCGCGAGACGAGCGCGAAAAGTTCATCGAGGTCGTCGACGAGGAGGCCGAGTCGGTGGCGTCGATGCGCGGCGAGGTGGAAGACCTCCTCGGGCGACTCGACGACCTCGACCGGACGCCGCTTTCCGAACGCGGTTTCGACGCGCTGTTGGCGCTCTACGAGGACCTCTCGTCGCTCCGCGAGCGGCTCTCGGAGCTCGTCGCGGCGCGACAGAAGACGATTTCCCACCACCGGCGGGCGCTCTCCGGGCTGGTGCCGGACGTGACGGAGTTCCTCTACGCCGACCTGTCGGTCCGGTACCCGGTGCTCGCGACGCTCGCGGAGGTCGGCGCGACACTCGACACCGCGACCCGTCGGGTCGAACGCCGACTCGCCGCCACACCGTAGGCCGATTCCCGCGGCCACAGTTATTTACCCGTTCGAAGAGACGCCGGAGTATACGATGTTCACGCGCTCGGAGGGATTCCCGTGAATCGCCTCCACCCCCGTATCCGTCTTCTCTGGGTCGCCCGAGCGGTCGTGTTCGCACTCGTCGTCGGCGGCGTAGCGACCGCGGCGACGCTGTTCGCGCCCGTCTCGATACCCACGTACGTCCCCGTCGCGGTCGGCGGCGTCTTCCTCGTCGTCGGCGTCGCCTTGGCCCTGCTCCGGTACCGGGCGTGGGGTTACGAGGTCCGCGACGACTCGCTGTATCTCCAGCGCGGCGTTCTCACCAAGGTCAACACCGTCGTCCCGTTCGTCCGGGTCCAGCACGTCGATTCGACCCGCGGCCCGCTCGAACGGCTCGTCGGCCTCGCGTCGACCGTCGTCTACACCGCCGGCTCCCGCGGCGCTGACGTGTCGGTTCCCGGGCTGACGCCGGAGGGCGCAGAAGACCTCCAAGACCGACTGAAGCGCCTCGCAATCGCGTCCGAGGGCGACGACGCGGTATGACCCGGCTGTCGCCGCTCTCGGTGCCCTACCGGGCGGTCCAGCGCAGCGCCAGCATCGTCTTCGCGCTCGCCTTCTTCGCGTTCACCGGCGGGACCGCCTTCGGCGGCTTCCTCGGCGGCCTCGGCTCCGTCGCGCTCGTCGGCGTCGCTGTGGTCGCAATCGCCGGCTACGAACTCGCATACTTCCGTCGGTTCGAGTACGAACTGACGCCGGACACGCTGGACATCCGCTCGGGCGTGTTCTCCCGGCGTAACCGCGAGATTCCCTACCGTCGCATCCAGAACGTCGACATCTCTCGCAACGTCGCCCAGCGGCTGGTCGGCATCGCCGCCGTGAACCTCGAAACCGCCGGCGGCGGCGAGACCGAGGGCAGTCTCCGCTTCGTCAGCTACGAGGAAGCCCGCCGCATCCAGTCGGAGGTCGCCCGCCTGAAACGCGGCGGCACCGACGGCGACGCGCCCGAACCGGAACAGGAACTACTGTTCGAACTGACGCCCCGAGAGTTGGCCATCGTCGGCGCGCTGTCGTTCGACCTGCGGCTGCCCGGACTCGTCTTCGTGTTCGGGTCGACCGCCTTCCCCATCGTCGCCTCGTACGTGGACGTGCCGGTCCCCGCGGGGAGCGTCGCGGCCGCGGGTGTCGGCGTCGTCGCGCTGGGACTCCTCGTCGCGCTCGTCTCGTGGGCCGCCGGCTTCGCCTCCGCGGTGGTGAACTACTACGGCTTCCGGCTGACCCGCGTCGGCGACGAACTCCAGTACGAGCGCGGCCTCCTCCAGCGCTACAACGGGTCGATTCCGCTCGACAAGCTCCAGACGCTCACCGTCGAGGACAACCCGCTGAAGCGCCGGTTCGGCTACGCGACGCTCCTCGTGGAGACGGCGGGCTACGCCCCGAGTTCCGACGGGTCGAACGGGTCGGGCGGCGGCGGTCGCGGCTCCGAGGCGGCCATCCCGCTTGCGACCCGCGACCGCGTGCTCGGCCTCGTCGCCGACCTCGAAGGCATCGAGGAGCCGACGTTCGAGAGACCGCCGACGCGCATCCGCCGGCGCTACGCCGTCCGGTACTCACTCGTCCTCGGCGTGGCGACCCTCGCGCTCTACGGGGCGAACCGGTTCCTCCCGCAGGAGATCCCGTGGTTCGTGCCGCTGGCGCTCGTCCCGGTGGCCGTCGTCGCCGGCGCGCTCCAGTGGCGGCACCGCGGCTACGCGCTCGATGAGAACCACTTCGTCACTCGAAACGGCTTCTGGAAGCGCGAGATGCGCTTTGTCCCCTACTACCGGGTGCAGACGGTCATCGAGCGCCGGACGATTTTCCAGCGCCGCTGGCGCGTCTCGACGGTCACGGCGGACACGGCCGGGAGCATCTCCCTCGTCGGCGGCGACGCGACCGCCGTGGACATCGAAGTCGCCGACGCGGCGGAGCTTCGGGAGACGCTGAACGACCGCCTCCGCGAGGCGCTTTCGGCGCGCCGCGAGGCCAGACAACAGTCCCGACAGGCCGCGCTCGACATCCGCGCCGCGGAACCGGACCGCGACCCCGACGAATCGGATTCGGGCTCGGACCCCGACACCAGGGACGACGTGAGCGAGACGCCCGAGTTCGTCGAGGAGGCCGAGCCGACGGCCACGGAAAACGAAGATGAAGGCGAGAGTGAGGACGAGGGTGAGGACGAACAAGAGCCGGACGACCCCTTCATCTGGGGCGCGTCGGCTGAGTCCGGAGACGACGAAGCCGAGTCGGACGCCGCGTCGGCCGATACCGAGTCGGAGAGCGACGGAGACGCCACCACGTCGGCCGATTCGGCGTCTGACGACGAGTCGAGTGATGACAGCCGCTAGCCGGCGTCGACCGGCGGCGGTGAAAATCGCGACGAGCGGGGAGCTATATTGACGCGCGGGTGCAACGTAATCCAATGACGCGAACAGTGCTGGAATCGCTCTTGGCCGGAAACGCGCGACACGTCGAGAGCCTCGGTGTCGACCACTTCGAGGGCGTCCGCGAGGCGCAGTCGCCGGCGGTCGTCTCGGTCAGCTGTTCGGACTCCCGCGTCCCCGCCGACGCGGTCTGGAGCGCCGACAAAGCCGGCGAGCTGTTCACGTCGGTCAACGTCGGCAACCAAGTGTGGACCGAAGTCGATGGAAGACTCGTCGTCAACGACGCCGTCGGCTACGCCGTCTCGGCGCTCAGGACGACCGACGTGGTCGTCCTCGGTCACACGGGCTGTGGCGCAGTGACGGCCGCCTACGAGACCGTCACAGGCGGGAGCGTCGGGGACCTACCTCCGGGGGTCGAAGCCGCCGTCTCGCGGCTCGTCCCGCTCGCCGAGGAGGCCCGCGAACTCGGCGTGTTCGACGCGGACACGCCGGGCGGCGAGGCGGTCAACCGACTCGTCGAGTACGCGGTCGTCCGGCAGGTCGAGTACCTCACCGAGAGCGACGAGGTACCCGAATCGACCGACTGCTGGGGCTTCGTCTACGACTTCCAGCGCGTCTACGGCGACGACGACGGCGCGGCCTACCTCGTCGCGGCCAACGGGGAGTCAGACCCCGAGGCGCTCGCCGACGTGGTTCCAGAAGAGTTTGAGGAACGCGTGCGGTCGATTCGGTAAGAGTAGGGTGCTACGAATCGTTCGAAGCGAGGTGGCTGTTTGTTAAGCTATGTCCAGTCAGATGCGCCACCCAGCACGGAAACAGCAAGTAGCACCGAATATCAAGGCAAGAAGACGAATGAACTCTTCTGCCCCTTCATTCGTTCCTCGATACGAGTAGAGGCTTCGGTCATAGTAATTGCCATTATACGAGATAACAGCGTGAGTTTTGTCCCAGAGGGCAAACCCTGCTAGTTGGTCGGTAGTGCGAACTCTTCTTTCCGAGATAAGGTGTCGAACGTCAGATGGGTACTGATACGCAGGGGTGGACGTAAGCTCAAGTGCCGTTTCATTTGAAACAGGGGTCAGTTCGACTTTGGTACTATCATTCTCGTAGCGCGTGACGTTTAGCTCATAGAACTCGTGTGAGGCATCCGGAAAGATTACAAGCTTTGTTTTTGGGCTAAATCCACGAGTAGCACGGTACGTGGTGTCAGAAACGACCTGTGGACCTTCGTCTCTAACACGGTATGTAAGCGCACACTCCTCACTAGAACTGTAGCACGTTTCGGTTGAAGCCACCCATGAGAGCCTCCCATCGAGTTCTGGTTCGTTTGGGCTGACTTCTTCAACAGTATACTGGTAGGTCCAAACACCCGGTATAGAGCCGAAGGGAAAGAAGACTGCTGAGATAAGTAGGATGATTCCGATAACGGCGAGAAGGGCACGACGGATTCGAGGGCCATGGAAGCGCATACTAGTGATTAGTTTGACATTTTCTCCTCATATTATTCTTTCCCAAAAGAATGAACCGCCGGAAAGCCGGGTTTCAGATCACATACTTACCGAACGGCTGGTTCAGAAGTGAGTTCCTCAATCAAACAGAAATACCGTGCTGAATACGCCCTCGATATTCAGCACACCGCCGCTTTCAGGACCGGGGAATTTCAACTGAGCCGAACAACAAAAAGAACCGACTGATTTGACCCGCTTCGATTCCGGGCGACCCGCCGCTCTCCCTCAGTTATCCCGAGCGTCGTCGATGACGGTCGAGAACTCGCGGGCCGTCTCGGTGATGGCCTCGAAATCACCGTTTTCGATGGCTTCGCCATCCATGAGCGCGCCGCCCGCGCCGACGACGACCGCCCCGGCGTCGATGTAGTCCGCGGCGTTGTCGAGGCCGACGCCGCCGGTCGGCATCATCGGAATCTGCGGGAGCGGCCCCTTCATGCTCTTGAGGTGGCCGGGGCCGAGCGAGGAGGCAGGGAAGACCTTCACGAGGTCCGCGCCCGCGGAGTACGCGTCGGTCGCCTCGGTCGGGGTCATGATGCCCGGTGCGACGAGCGTCCCGTAGCGGTTGCAGGTCTCGACGACGCCCTCGTCGAAGTTCGGCCCGACGACGAACTCCGCGCCGGCCTGGATGGCCGCGTTGGCGGTCGGCGCGTCGAGGACGGTCCCGGCGCCGACGATGGCCTCACGGTCCGAGAAGGACGCCGATACCTCGCGGATGAGGTCCATCGCGTCGGGGTTGTCGGCCGTGATCTCGTAGGCGGTGACGCCGCCCTCGTGGAGCGCGTCGGCCACGTCGATGATGGTGTCCGCATCCGCGCCGCGCATCACCGCGACGACGCCGCTGTCGGCGAGTCGTTGCATGTCCTCGTGTACGTCGAGTGCGACCATTGCTGTCTCGACGTTTACTACAGATAGTATTAAATTGGGGGCCTCGCGGCATCGTTTCGCTCGCGACCCGCGACCGCCGCCACCGACCGGGTCGCCACACGGGACAGTCGTGTTGGCTGTCACCACGCGACACGCTCAAATCCGCTGGGCGCTAACCCGAGGTAAGCGACGCCCCGGCGGTATGTGCCGCCTCGTCGCACCACCATGCCAACGTATCCCGATTTCGAAGCGCTGTACCGCGACGTCATCCCCTCGGTCGTCTCCGTCTACGTCGGCGGCCGCCGTCGACCCGGCGGGGCGGGGAGCGCCTTCGTCTACGACGACCGGCATCTCGTCACCAACGAGCACGTCTCGCGGCTCGCCGACGCCAGCGACGCCGGCCGGGTCGAACTCCGGTTCGCAGACGGGTCGTGGCGCGTCGGCGAGGTCGTCGGTTCCGACGCCTACACCGACCTCGCCGTCGTCGCCGTCGACGACCTGCCCGACGACGCCGTGGCGCTCCCATTGGCGGCCGAGAACCCCGCGCCGGGGCGGTCGGTCGCCGCGCTCGGCAACCCGTTGGGACTCGACGGCTCTATCTCGGCGGGTATCGTCTCCGGGTCGAATCGGTCGCTTCCCACCTCGAACGGCTTTGCCATCCCGGACGTGGTCCAGACGGACGCACCCATCAACCCCGGCAACTCGGGCGGGCCACTCGTCGGATTCGCCGCCGAAGAACCCGACAGCGACGACGCCGAGTTCGCCTACGAGGTCGTCGGCGTCAACCGCGCCAAACAGGGCGACAACATCGGCTTCGCCGTCTCGCCCGTCATCGCCAACCGCATCCTTCCGGCGCTCGTCGCCGACGGCCGCTATCGCCACTCGTACCTCCGGGCGCGCACCCTCGACGTGACGCCGACCGTCGCCGAGGTGAACGGCCTCGACGCGCCCCACGGCGTCCTCGTCGTCGACGCCGCCGGTGCCGACGGTGACGAGGGATTCCTCCACGGCTGTCACGAATCTGCCGACTACCGCGGCACTGCGATTCCCGTCGGCGGCGACGTGCTCGTCGCTATCGAGGGCAACCCGGTCCGGACTCACGAGGAACTGATGCGCTATCTCATCACCGAAACGCGTCCCGGCGAACCGGTCGCCGTCGGCATCGTCCGCGAGGGCGACCCGCTGACGCTCGTCGTCGAACTCGACGAGCGCCCCGCCGTCGACCGCGACGACCGGACTGGCGGGGACGGCGGCAGTCGCATCCCCGTGGAGTAAGCGGACCGCGGCCGGACCAGAGAATAGAATTTTGACAGTTCCGGACGAACGTACGACTGTGCCTCCGACATCTACGACGCCGGCGGACGGCGGTTCGAACGTCGTCCCGCCGGACAAATCGCTGTTCGCCGAAATCGCGCCGCTACGGCTCGCCGTCGGCGTCGTCTTCTGCGCCTTCGCCGTCGGCGCGGTCGCGCTCGGCTGGCTCCCGCCGATGAGTGCCGACGTGGTCGGCATCGCGCTCCTCTGTGTCGTCTTCCTCGCCGGGGGGTTCGTCCCGTTCAACGAGACGCTCGCGTTCTACGTCGCGCAGGCCGCCGCGTTCCTCGTCTGGGGCGCACTCCGATTGGCGGTCGACGGCTTCGACGTGATTCCGCTCCTCTTGGGCGCGGCCGGGGCCGTTGGCCTCGCGGTCTACGGCCGGCGGGCGCTCCGCGACGGACTCAGGGCGCTGGTCTGAATTGGGTCGGGTCGGGTCGGGCCGAGTCCGCGCCTCACTCCCTGACCGTCAATACCGGCACGTCGGCGAGCCTGACGACCCGTTCCGTCGTGCTCCCGAGAACCGCGTGTTCGAGCCCGGTCCGGCCGTGCGTCGCCATCACCACGAGGTCGGCGTCGCTCTCGCCGACCGCGTCGAGAATCTCCCGGTACGGCACGCCGATTCGGACCGTTGTCTCGCAGGGGACGCCCGCGTCCGTGGCGAGCGACGCGACCTCTTCGACCGCCATCTCGGCGGCGTCGCGGAGGCTCGCGCGCACTCGCTCGACTGGTACGTCGGCGGCCGTCCACAGTCCGAGGTCGCCGACGTCGATGACCGAGAGGGCGCGAATCGACGCGTCGTAGGCGCTCGCGAGGTCGATAGCACGACGGGCCGCCGCACGGGAGCGGGCGCTGCCGTCGGTGGGGACGAGAACGGTGCCGTACATGTCATTCTATTGGTGTTCCAGACGTATCGCCTTTCGCCCCGGTGGCGCGGCCGGCGGGCCAACGCCGTCGCTCAGCGTGTTGGGAAACGGAGAATGGAGGTCAGCGGAGCCGGTCGGAGCCGTCGGTGACGAACCCCTCAGACGCGGGTGCGCGGCTTGGGGACGACCCGCCGGACGCCCGCGGCGGCCGCGACGAGCAGGCCGCCGAAGAGGACGGAGACGAGGAGTTCCGGCGCGACGGTCAGGCCTTCGATGCCGCCGAACGTTGCGAACAGCGCGTAGCCGGCGACCGCCGTGAGGGCGATGCCGATGACGACCGCGAGGCCGATGCCGGCCTTCATCAAGTCGAGGTTGCTCATGGTCGCTTGAGCCTACGCGAGACGACCGAATATAAACGGAGACTGCTTCCCAGCGACCGGGAAACTGACCGAGTGTCTCCCACGCTATCGTGGGGGTTTTATATCGGTTCGGCGGCCGTCGAATGGCGAGAGTCGCGGCGACGATGCGGAAAATCAGGCGTCGAAACGGCGTCCGGGTCGTCGGCTATGCGGCCGACTCCGACCCCTCGCCGTAGAGCCCGTACAGCACGAACAGCAGGGCGAGAAAGAGGAACTCGATGACCGCCACGGCGATGAGCGGGAGCTCCACGTTGAAGAAGCCCGCCACCGTGCGCAGTTCGATGGCGACGGGGACGCTGAACGCGATGAGGATGAGCGCCCGCGCCTTCGTGAGCTTCACGCGACGACCCCCCAGAGGGTGTTGAACGCGCTCGTGACCGTCGTCATCACGAGGTCGAAGCCGGCGGAGACGGTCGCCGGGACGGGGAGGCCACCGCCGAACAGCCCGCCGCCGTTCTGGATGATGCCGGCCAGCGGGAGCGTGTACGCGAGCACGACGAGGACCGCCGCGATACCGGTCCACATCGCGAGGTTGTCGAGGATGCGCGGACTTCCCTCAGGCCCCGAAAGCGGCTCGGGGAGGTAGGAGTCGACCGGCCGGTCGGACTCCTCGCCGAGTGAGGTCAGGAGGATGTTGAACAGGAACAGCACCACCGACAGGAACAGGAGCGTCCCGCCGAGGGCAATCTGCACCCGAAGCTCGAAGATGCTCCCGATGGGCGTCAGGAACTCGAAGTTCTGGTACTGCGGTTCGGCGGTGCGCCGCGGGATGCCGGCGAGGCCGGCGCGGTGCATCGCGTTCGACATGAACACCATGCCGACGAACCACATGATGACCTGCAGGAGGCCGATTGGGCGGCTGTAGAGCTTCGTGCCCGTGACCTGCGGGACGAGCCAGTACGACCCGGCCATCATCGTCAGCGCGACGGCCGTGCCGACGGTGAGGTGGAAGTGGCCCGGCACCCACAGTGTGTTGTGGATGAGGTAGTTGATGTTCATCCCGGCGTTGATCATGCCGGAGAAGCCGCCGGCGGCGAACATCGCACCCGCGAGCGCCATGCCGGTGAAGGCGGGGTCACGCCACGGGAGCGCTCCGAGCCAGCGGAGGTAGCCCTCACCGCCGCGCTGGCGCGCGCCGTGTTCGACGCTGGCGACGACGGTGAACGCCGTGAGCAGCGACGGGAGGAGCAGGAACATCGTGTTCGTCATGGCGATGAACTTGAAGCCCTCTGCGATGCCCGGGTCGAGGTACTGGTGGTGAATCCCGACCGGGGTCGAAAGCAGAAGGAACAGGAGGAACACCACGCGAGCGAGCGGGTCGCTGAACAGTCGCCCGCCCG contains the following coding sequences:
- a CDS encoding universal stress protein — encoded protein: MYGTVLVPTDGSARSRAAARRAIDLASAYDASIRALSVIDVGDLGLWTAADVPVERVRASLRDAAEMAVEEVASLATDAGVPCETTVRIGVPYREILDAVGESDADLVVMATHGRTGLEHAVLGSTTERVVRLADVPVLTVRE
- a CDS encoding b(o/a)3-type cytochrome-c oxidase subunit 1, with protein sequence MATASGGSEFVDKFPDEAAIIKASFLIAFVSLGIGAFFGLIQALHRTNVLRVIDSADYYTLLTGHGVLLAIVFTIFFLCGVFHWAVARSLDRPAESALFSWAWVGLMTTGTVLATVAILGGLVPNLGMSADVLFTFYAPLQAHPIFYIGLAMFIVGTWLSGADWFLSYRAWRQDHPDERIPLQTFMVLTTMIMWYISTLGVAVSVVFFLIPWSLGLIESVNPLLTRTLFWYFGHPIVYFWLMPAYLLWYTVLPKLAGGRLFSDPLARVVFLLFLLLSTPVGIHHQYLDPGIAEGFKFIAMTNTMFLLLPSLLTAFTVVASVEHGARQRGGEGYLRWLGALPWRDPAFTGMALAGAMFAAGGFSGMINAGMNINYLIHNTLWVPGHFHLTVGTAVALTMMAGSYWLVPQVTGTKLYSRPIGLLQVIMWFVGMVFMSNAMHRAGLAGIPRRTAEPQYQNFEFLTPIGSIFELRVQIALGGTLLFLSVVLFLFNILLTSLGEESDRPVDSYLPEPLSGPEGSPRILDNLAMWTGIAAVLVVLAYTLPLAGIIQNGGGLFGGGLPVPATVSAGFDLVMTTVTSAFNTLWGVVA
- a CDS encoding carbonic anhydrase, whose amino-acid sequence is MTRTVLESLLAGNARHVESLGVDHFEGVREAQSPAVVSVSCSDSRVPADAVWSADKAGELFTSVNVGNQVWTEVDGRLVVNDAVGYAVSALRTTDVVVLGHTGCGAVTAAYETVTGGSVGDLPPGVEAAVSRLVPLAEEARELGVFDADTPGGEAVNRLVEYAVVRQVEYLTESDEVPESTDCWGFVYDFQRVYGDDDGAAYLVAANGESDPEALADVVPEEFEERVRSIR
- a CDS encoding S1C family serine protease: MPTYPDFEALYRDVIPSVVSVYVGGRRRPGGAGSAFVYDDRHLVTNEHVSRLADASDAGRVELRFADGSWRVGEVVGSDAYTDLAVVAVDDLPDDAVALPLAAENPAPGRSVAALGNPLGLDGSISAGIVSGSNRSLPTSNGFAIPDVVQTDAPINPGNSGGPLVGFAAEEPDSDDAEFAYEVVGVNRAKQGDNIGFAVSPVIANRILPALVADGRYRHSYLRARTLDVTPTVAEVNGLDAPHGVLVVDAAGADGDEGFLHGCHESADYRGTAIPVGGDVLVAIEGNPVRTHEELMRYLITETRPGEPVAVGIVREGDPLTLVVELDERPAVDRDDRTGGDGGSRIPVE
- a CDS encoding bifunctional 4-hydroxy-2-oxoglutarate aldolase/2-dehydro-3-deoxy-phosphogluconate aldolase, yielding MVALDVHEDMQRLADSGVVAVMRGADADTIIDVADALHEGGVTAYEITADNPDAMDLIREVSASFSDREAIVGAGTVLDAPTANAAIQAGAEFVVGPNFDEGVVETCNRYGTLVAPGIMTPTEATDAYSAGADLVKVFPASSLGPGHLKSMKGPLPQIPMMPTGGVGLDNAADYIDAGAVVVGAGGALMDGEAIENGDFEAITETAREFSTVIDDARDN
- a CDS encoding transporter → MALIDTVMATLHLVVGGLWTGSVLFFALAVLPTARAGNIRAAAFESVVSRLTMWSRGASLVMFATGGHLAGTRYTAESLLGTGRGHLVLGMLALWFVLTGLVEVGRSRAKDGLAEKKVRTPAEKAAPFYLGAALVAVLLLVDASLLLN
- a CDS encoding metallophosphoesterase — protein: MSPDAPPTIGETPVGKSVERGPGPMLARLARPVSETPTRLAVVADPHVTPTGSGTWKVYHRSETRLRTAVSTIADLDVDATVLLGDLTRDGRPEEYDVVDEILRDLPGPRVAVPGNHDVPKRWDDYDAPTPAEFAARYADDALPFVRRVSGVDIIGLDSASGGADLALTDTHEGAVPDSQLRWLDTVLADATTPVVVLHHNVFHPRRHTGQFPDADFYQLRNADELAAVLARNDVPLVLSGHIHWPATAVRAGVRELIAPATCSFPQSFVVVDIDRRGTTIRLVPLAGPKGMAESYTLAASGAAHGQGIAAHADRGQLSALPLVDERTPPRRVVGSDVPGAVRWR
- a CDS encoding PH domain-containing protein produces the protein MTRLSPLSVPYRAVQRSASIVFALAFFAFTGGTAFGGFLGGLGSVALVGVAVVAIAGYELAYFRRFEYELTPDTLDIRSGVFSRRNREIPYRRIQNVDISRNVAQRLVGIAAVNLETAGGGETEGSLRFVSYEEARRIQSEVARLKRGGTDGDAPEPEQELLFELTPRELAIVGALSFDLRLPGLVFVFGSTAFPIVASYVDVPVPAGSVAAAGVGVVALGLLVALVSWAAGFASAVVNYYGFRLTRVGDELQYERGLLQRYNGSIPLDKLQTLTVEDNPLKRRFGYATLLVETAGYAPSSDGSNGSGGGGRGSEAAIPLATRDRVLGLVADLEGIEEPTFERPPTRIRRRYAVRYSLVLGVATLALYGANRFLPQEIPWFVPLALVPVAVVAGALQWRHRGYALDENHFVTRNGFWKREMRFVPYYRVQTVIERRTIFQRRWRVSTVTADTAGSISLVGGDATAVDIEVADAAELRETLNDRLREALSARREARQQSRQAALDIRAAEPDRDPDESDSGSDPDTRDDVSETPEFVEEAEPTATENEDEGESEDEGEDEQEPDDPFIWGASAESGDDEAESDAASADTESESDGDATTSADSASDDESSDDSR
- a CDS encoding PH domain-containing protein; translated protein: MNRLHPRIRLLWVARAVVFALVVGGVATAATLFAPVSIPTYVPVAVGGVFLVVGVALALLRYRAWGYEVRDDSLYLQRGVLTKVNTVVPFVRVQHVDSTRGPLERLVGLASTVVYTAGSRGADVSVPGLTPEGAEDLQDRLKRLAIASEGDDAV